In Nicotiana tabacum cultivar K326 chromosome 11, ASM71507v2, whole genome shotgun sequence, a single window of DNA contains:
- the LOC107775681 gene encoding SKP1-like protein 1A translates to MVEHDDASSIIPLPNVDTKTLVKIIEYLKKHAEISGSDEEEIKKTKSKDFDKEFVSVKMQRLVNIIFAANFLHIKALLGHCAQAIADKI, encoded by the coding sequence ATGGTAGAACATGATGATGCATCCAGCATCATACCACTACCCAACGTTGACACTAAAACCCTAGTCAAGATTATCGAGTACCTCAAGAAGCATGCAGAAATCTCGGgttcagatgaagaagaaattaagaaaacaaaAAGTAAGGACTTTGATAAGGAATTCGTTAGCGTTAAGATGCAAAGACTCGTCAACATCATATTTGCTGCGAATTTCCTTCACATTAAGGCTTTGCTCGGTCATTGTGCTCAGGCTATTGCTGACAAGATATAA